In Arachis hypogaea cultivar Tifrunner chromosome 7, arahy.Tifrunner.gnm2.J5K5, whole genome shotgun sequence, the genomic window ATAGCTTGAGTCTGAGATATGGGTGACGACATTGATGGATGGGCAAACATTCATGATGACATCTTGAAGGAAATTGCAGAGCACTTTTATTCGTACGATGATTTCATCCGACTTCGTTTAGTTTGCAAGCAATGGAGCTTGAAACTTCCAGAGATCTCCAGCGAGATTTTGTGGCTGCTGGTACCTGAAGAATCTTCCAGTACTCATATTTATGAAGACGAGGAGATCTACCATCTCATGAACTTACCTATTGCTGATGAAGTACCGCTTGATATTCAGTCTCTTGATGAAGACGAGATCCACCATCTCAAGCTACCAGAGATGCAGAACAAATTGATCCGTGGTTCTTTTGGTGGATGGTTGATCGTCCTAGATATATACCAATGTTCGATGTATATGTTAAATGCATTTACAAAGGTCCGTTTAGATCTTCCTCCAATATCAACTTTTCCGGATATAGTTGACTACAATCCTAACAATTATGGCTTTGAATATACTGTTTGGAATTGGGATGATGACAATAGGGATGATTACCGGATATCGAGTAGTTTAAAAAATAGAGTCCATGTTTGGAAGGTTATTATAAATTCATGTCCTAGCAATGACAATGAAGATTTTTTGGCAGTGGCCATATATGGACCTCGTTGTACATTAGCCTTTTACAAACCAAATGACAAGAGATGGTTAGATCTTTCTAGAAAATCATCGTTTCATGATGTCATATTTTTTGGAGAGAAGATATATGCAGTAGACGAAGGTGGCCAGCTATACGAATTTGATACAAACACAAAATCAGGGCCTGTAGGTGGTATTCATGAAGCCAAACCTCCCTCTGATGCTGCGCTGGGTCCTTACCAGCTTAAATATTTGGTTGGGTGTGCTAACGGAAGTTTATTGATGTTGGCGAGACATTTTATGCCTGGAAGTCACTGGACTTACAAATTTGATATCTATGAATTAAAGAAGAAT contains:
- the LOC112765592 gene encoding probable F-box protein At4g22165 isoform X2 — encoded protein: MGDDIDGWANIHDDILKEIAEHFYSYDDFIRLRLVCKQWSLKLPEISSEILWLLVPEESSSTHIYEDEEIYHLMNLPIADEVPLDIQSLDEDEIHHLKLPEMQNKLIRGSFGGWLIVLDIYQCSMYMLNAFTKVRLDLPPISTFPDIVDYNPNNYGFEYTVWNWDDDNRDDYRISSSLKNRVHVWKVIINSCPSNDNEDFLAVAIYGPRCTLAFYKPNDKRWLDLSRKSSFHDVIFFGEKIYAVDEGGQLYEFDTNTKSGPVGGIHEAKPPSDAALGPYQLKYLVGCANGSLLMLARHFMPGSHWTYKFDIYELKKNAKEWSRLDSLKNYVLMIGLNSSVQMLPASLQTKGNQIYFTDNLLELKPYRAEYQDIGIFNLDRGSCHFLLCEEKFTCPPVWCYSSSFL